A section of the Chelmon rostratus isolate fCheRos1 chromosome 16, fCheRos1.pri, whole genome shotgun sequence genome encodes:
- the tomm40l gene encoding mitochondrial import receptor subunit TOM40B, protein MGSALAASSPNPPPPASDGAAVLGLTVPQGFGMPPVSSVVSPAEAASGQQQEAENPLPNPGAFDECHRKCKEVFPMQMEGVRLVVNKGLSNHFQVNHTVLLSTMGESTYRFGATYVGPKQMGPAEFFPVMVGDMDNSGSLNAQIIHQITSRIRSKVAFQTQQNKFVNWQGDAEIRGEDFTATVTLGNPDVLVGSGIVVAHYLQSITPALALGGELVYHRRPGEEGTVMSLVGRYTGSNYIATLTLGSAGAHASYYHKANDQLQVGVEFEASTRMQDTSVSFGYQLDVPKANLQFKGSLDSNWIVGATLEKKLLPLPLSLVLCTFLNHRKNKFQCGFGVTIG, encoded by the exons ATGGGCAGTGCTTTGGCTGCCAGCTCCCCCAACCCTCCACCCCCTGCCTCTGATGGTGCCGCCGTCCTGGGGTTGACGGTGCCGCAGGGCTTTGGGATGCCTCCAGTTTCCTCAGTTGTATCCCCTGCTGAGGCAGCCtcaggacagcagcaggaggcagaaaaCCCTTTGCCTAACCCGGGTGCATTTGATGAGTGTCATCGCAAGTGCAAAG agGTTTTCCCGATGCAGATGGAGGGCGTCCGGCTAGTTGTCAATAAGGGCCTTAGCAACCACTTCCAG GTGAATCACACTGTGCTGCTAAGCACTATGGGAGAGTCCACCTACAGGTTTGGCGCCACATACGTTGGACCAAAGCAGATGGGTCCAGCAGAG ttttttccCGTCATGGTGGGAGACATGGACAACAGTGGGAGCCTTAACGCCCAGATCATCCACCAGATCACCAGCAGAATACGATCCAAAGTGGCCTTCCAG acacaacaaaacaagttTGTGAACTGGCAAGGTGATGCTGAGATCAGGGGAGAAGATTTCACTGCAACGGTTACACTTGGAAACCCGGATGTCCTCGTCGGCTCTG GTATTGTTGTAGCGCACTACCTCCAGTCCATAACGCCGGCTCTGGCTCTGGGAGGGGAGCTGGTTTACCACCGCAGGCCAGGAGAAGAAGGCACGGTGATGTCTTTAGTTGGCAGATACACAG GCAGTAACTACATCGCCACGTTGACGCTCGGTTCAGCGGGTGCTCATGCTTCATATTATCACAAAGCCAACGATCAG TTGCAGGTCGGTGTGGAGTTTGAGGCGAGCACCCGCATGCAAGACACCAGCGTGTCGTTTGGTTACCAGCTAGATGTGCCCAAAGCCAATTTACAGTTTAAAG GTTCACTAGACAGTAACTGGATAGTTGGTGCAACGTTAGAAAAgaagctgctgccgctgccgctctctctggtcctctgcaCCTTCCTCAACCACCGCAAGAACAAGTTCCAGTGCGGTTTTGGTGTCACTATTGGTTAG
- the apoa4a gene encoding apolipoprotein A-IV a: MKVFVVLALAVFTGCNANIVWQNQPKQQVDMVKDAFWDYVAKATMTAEDSLKQIRQSQLGKDVNTLISESTDAVNKLTDALRTKVAPLTQDLMLKFSQEAEQLKTRLEKDLNTVGARLQPYANELMADLQRQVEGLKKDAAPYANTMDPEALRTVLLQKSQELKGQLDKSVNRLQAQMVPYTEEIKEKMEQSLEEFQKSMIPLAQSFETQLTQKTQEIQQNLAPYGEELRAVLDADAQNLRRQLTALWESFTKLTQ; this comes from the exons ATGAAGGTCTTCGTGGTGCTCGCCCTCGCCGTCTTCACTG GTTGCAATGCCAACATCGTGTGGCAAAACCAGCCCAAGCAGCAGGTTGACATGGTGAAAGATGCTTTCTGGGACTATGTTGCCAAGGCGACCATGACCGCCGAGGACTCCCTGAAGCAGATCAGACAGTCCCAGCTGGGCAAGGACGTGAA caccCTCATCTCTGAGAGCACCGATGCCGTCAACAAGCTCACCGACGCTCTGCGGACTAAGGTGGCTCCCCTGACCCAGGACCTCATGCTGAAGTTTTCCCAGGAGGCCGAGCAGCTGAAGACCCGCCTGGAGAAAGACCTGAACACTGTGGGGGCCCGCCTGCAGCCCTACGCCAACGAGCTGATGGCTGACCTCCAGAGGCAGGTGGAGGGGCTGAAGAAGGACGCGGCTCCCTACGCCAACACCATGGACCCCGAGGCCCTCAGGACCGTCCTGCTGCAGAAGAGCCAGGAGCTGAAGGGGCAGCTGGATAAGAGCGTGAACAGGCTGCAGGCCCAGATGGTCCCCTACACCGAGGAGATAAAGGAGAAGATGGAGCAGAGCCTGGAGGAGTTTCAGAAGAGCATGATCCCCCTGGCCCAGAGCTTTGAGACCCAGCTGACCCAGAAAACCCAGGAGATCCAGCAGAACCTGGCTCCATATGGAGAGGAGCTGAGGGCCGTACTGGATGCTGACGCCCAGAACCTGAGGAGGCAGCTGACTGCCCTGTGGGAGTCTTTCACTAAGCTGACCCAGTAA
- the apoea gene encoding apolipoprotein Ea — MKAFAVILVLAVLSGCNARTVYQDEWRSRWEIAVDRFQDYYTNLNLKVDEVMSGIKGSQISRELDTLIQDSMSELAIYKEDLQTKLAPYAQEAAERMSRDLQKLADKLRHHMSEAREQMEKYSQELQTMMEQNADDVRARVSVYTRKMKKRISKDTQEIKKQVADYFEDLQSRTSGNIEDIRARFDPYFAQVRVNAQAKITTLNDLLKSQVESMRDRIQDTAEDMKERIQDTAEDVRSTMEDKIEELKDWFQSFVSMINGNM, encoded by the exons ATGAAGGCCTTTGCAGTAATCCTTGTGCTGGCTGTCCTCTCAG GCTGCAATGCAAGAACTGTGTACCAGGACGAGTGGAGGAGCCGCTGGGAAATCGCCGTCGACAGGTTTCAGGATTATTACACCAATCTGAACCTGAAGGTGGATGAAGTGATGAGCGGCATCAAGGGCTCCCAGATCAGCAGAGAACTGGA CACCCTGATCCAGGACAGCATGTCTGAGCTGGCCATCTACAAGGAAGACCTGCAGACCAAGCTGGCCCCCTACGCTCAGGAGGCCGCCGAGCGCATGTCCAGAGACCTGCAGAAGCTGGCCGACAAACTCCGCCACCACATGAGCGAGGCCAGGGAGCAGATGGAGAAGTACAGCCAGGAGCTGCAGACCATGATGGAGCAGAACGCCGACGACGTCAGGGCGAGGGTCTCCGTCTACACCCGCAAGATGAAGAAACGCATCAGCAAGGACACACAGGAGATCAAGAA ACAGGTCGCAGACTACTTTGAGGACCTTCAGTCCCGCACTTCAGGCAACATAGAGGATATCAGGGCGCGTTTCGACCCTTATTTTGCTCAGGTGCGTGTCAACGCCCAGGCAAAGATCACCACCCTGAATGATCTGCTGAAGTCGCAGGTGGAGAGCATGAGGGACAGGATTCAGGACACCGCTGAAGACATGAAGGAGCGCATCCAGGATACCGCTGAAGACGTACGGTCCACCATGGAGGACAAGATCGAGGAGCTGAAGGACTGGTTTCAGTCTTTTGTCTCCATGATCAATGGTAACATGTAA
- the msto1 gene encoding protein misato homolog 1 isoform X2 — protein sequence MSNPCREVITLQLGHYSNFVGTHWWNLQDAALSYDPETPPGDVQSDVVFREGQTLGGHVTHTPRLIAMDLKGSLRTLRQEGSLYDPGKDTSAVTWEGSLMMHKESPPAKNSFLEDLDKLDKGGILAEADFYSSSQPQCSGAVRVDTVNSQLARVQKSYRLEGSVKVWSDFLRIHLHPRTISVIHQYNHDGEAHRLEAFGQGEALLQGSLLEELEDKLHFFVEECDYLQGFQVLCDLADGFAGLGSKVTEMLQDSYGGRGILTWGLAPVSHPDSTPMKDLYHQLNCTLGTVHLASNSSFFCPLTLRGGLGRRPSSPTVFPHLTYDPSLWYHSSSVLALALDALTLPYRLRNNSVPMWQVADTLAVSGRKVVAAYGAVPFPMMHGSCLPDALSACTDALPWKPLSACPEAGDGRCYGQWATLKGFEGQRLISPLAPGTKPPTPLHSLHSGEDVLAAYIRSFYPTAPLALQLVSTPSKLTPPFPQIFSRSLCAQGFLQSQPPPPGTPAPAVSSVPVMTSLQSGPALGPWLSELHRAASTLDIRRVAPSFLSQGPEMADYKESLEQLRLLGRCYRDDSGGVMRSSSEEDDDDD from the exons ATGAGTAACCCTTGTAGAGAAGTCATCACTCTCCAGTTGGGACATTATTCAAACTTTGTGGGGACTCACTGGTGGAATTTGCAG GATGCGGCGTTATCGTACGATCCCGAGACGCCGCCAGGGGACGTCCAGAGTGATGTCGTGTTCCGTGAAGGACAGACTCTGGGCGGACATGTCACCCACACACCTCGCCTCATCGCCATGGATCTCAAAG gaagtcttcGGACTCTACGGCAGGAGGGAAGTCTGTATGACCCTGGCAAAGACACGTCTGCTGTCACATG GGAGGGGAGCCTCATGATGCACAAAGAAAGTCCTCCTGCGAAGAACTCCTTTCTTGAAGATCTGGACAAGTTGGAT AAAGGGGGGATCTTGGCTGAAGCAGATTTCTACTCCAGTTCCCAGCCTCAGTGCTCAG GCGCAGTGAGGGTGGACACTGTGAACAGCCAGCTGGCTCGAGTCCAGAAGAGCTACAGGCTGGAGGGCAGCGTGAAGGTGTGGTCCGACTTCCTCAGGATCCACCTGCACCCTCGCACCATCTCTGTCATCCACCAGTACAACCATGACGG GGAGGCTCACCGTCTGGAGGCTTTTGGCCAGGGAGAGGCTCTCCTGCAGGGGTCGTTGcttgaggagctggaggacaaaCTGCACTTCTTTGTTGAGGAGTGTGATTATCTTCAG gGTTTCCAGGTTCTATGTGACCTGGCTGATGGCTTTGCTGGcctggggtcaaaggtcacagagatgctgcaggaCTCTTATGGTGGAAGAGGCATCCTAACCTGGGGGTTAGCGCCTGTCAGTCACCCAGATTCA ACTCCAATGAAGGACCTCTACCACCAATTAAACTGCACATTAGGGACAGTCCACCTGGCCAGTAACAGCTCTTTCTTCTGCCCTTTGACCCTGCGTGGAGGACTGGGCAGACGACCCTCCTCTCCTACAGTGTTCCCACACCTAACTTATGAT CCCTCACTGTGGTACCACTCCAGCTCCGTCCTGGCTTTGGCCCTGGATGCCCTCACGTTGCCTTACAGGCTGAGGAACAACAGCGTCCCCATGTGGCAGGTGGCGGACACGCTGGCCGTGTCTGGGAGAAAG GTGGTGGCTGCTTATGGTGCCGTCCCCTTTCCCATGATGCACGGCAGCTGTCTCCCTGACGCCCTGAGTGCCTGCACAGATGCGTTGCCATGGAAACCTCTATCAGCTTGCCCCGAAGCTGGCGACGGTCGATGTTACGGCCAGTGGGCGACACTCAAAGGCTTTGAGGGCCAGAGACTAATCAG CCCCCTGGCTCCAGGGACCAAACCACCCACTCCTCTGCACAGCCTCCACAGTGGGGAGGACGTCCTGGCTGCCTACATCAGATCCTTCTATCCTACAGCGCCTCT TGCTCTACAGTTGGTGTCTACTCCCAGTAAGCTGACACCACCTTTCCCTCAGATATTCAGTCGGTCCCTCTGTGCTCAGGGTTTCCTGCAGAGCCAGCCTCCCCCTCCTGGCA ctccagcccCTGCGGTCTCCTCTGTGCCCGTCATGACTTCCCTCCAGTCGGGTCCTGCACTCGGCCCGTGGCTGTCCGAGCTGCATCGTGCTGCCAGCACTCTCGACATCCGTCGCGTGGCCCCCAGCTTCCTCTCCCAGGGCCCCGAAATGGCCGACTACAAGGAGTCCCTGGAGCAGCTGCGCCTACTGGGCCGGTGTTACCGTGACGACAGCGGTGGGGTGATGCGCTCTTCCTcagaagaggatgatgatgatgactga
- the msto1 gene encoding protein misato homolog 1 isoform X1, whose translation MSNPCREVITLQLGHYSNFVGTHWWNLQDAALSYDPETPPGDVQSDVVFREGQTLGGHVTHTPRLIAMDLKGSLRTLRQEGSLYDPGKDTSAVTWEGSLMMHKESPPAKNSFLEDLDKLDKGGILAEADFYSSSQPQCSAGAVRVDTVNSQLARVQKSYRLEGSVKVWSDFLRIHLHPRTISVIHQYNHDGEAHRLEAFGQGEALLQGSLLEELEDKLHFFVEECDYLQGFQVLCDLADGFAGLGSKVTEMLQDSYGGRGILTWGLAPVSHPDSTPMKDLYHQLNCTLGTVHLASNSSFFCPLTLRGGLGRRPSSPTVFPHLTYDPSLWYHSSSVLALALDALTLPYRLRNNSVPMWQVADTLAVSGRKVVAAYGAVPFPMMHGSCLPDALSACTDALPWKPLSACPEAGDGRCYGQWATLKGFEGQRLISPLAPGTKPPTPLHSLHSGEDVLAAYIRSFYPTAPLALQLVSTPSKLTPPFPQIFSRSLCAQGFLQSQPPPPGTPAPAVSSVPVMTSLQSGPALGPWLSELHRAASTLDIRRVAPSFLSQGPEMADYKESLEQLRLLGRCYRDDSGGVMRSSSEEDDDDD comes from the exons ATGAGTAACCCTTGTAGAGAAGTCATCACTCTCCAGTTGGGACATTATTCAAACTTTGTGGGGACTCACTGGTGGAATTTGCAG GATGCGGCGTTATCGTACGATCCCGAGACGCCGCCAGGGGACGTCCAGAGTGATGTCGTGTTCCGTGAAGGACAGACTCTGGGCGGACATGTCACCCACACACCTCGCCTCATCGCCATGGATCTCAAAG gaagtcttcGGACTCTACGGCAGGAGGGAAGTCTGTATGACCCTGGCAAAGACACGTCTGCTGTCACATG GGAGGGGAGCCTCATGATGCACAAAGAAAGTCCTCCTGCGAAGAACTCCTTTCTTGAAGATCTGGACAAGTTGGAT AAAGGGGGGATCTTGGCTGAAGCAGATTTCTACTCCAGTTCCCAGCCTCAGTGCTCAG CAGGCGCAGTGAGGGTGGACACTGTGAACAGCCAGCTGGCTCGAGTCCAGAAGAGCTACAGGCTGGAGGGCAGCGTGAAGGTGTGGTCCGACTTCCTCAGGATCCACCTGCACCCTCGCACCATCTCTGTCATCCACCAGTACAACCATGACGG GGAGGCTCACCGTCTGGAGGCTTTTGGCCAGGGAGAGGCTCTCCTGCAGGGGTCGTTGcttgaggagctggaggacaaaCTGCACTTCTTTGTTGAGGAGTGTGATTATCTTCAG gGTTTCCAGGTTCTATGTGACCTGGCTGATGGCTTTGCTGGcctggggtcaaaggtcacagagatgctgcaggaCTCTTATGGTGGAAGAGGCATCCTAACCTGGGGGTTAGCGCCTGTCAGTCACCCAGATTCA ACTCCAATGAAGGACCTCTACCACCAATTAAACTGCACATTAGGGACAGTCCACCTGGCCAGTAACAGCTCTTTCTTCTGCCCTTTGACCCTGCGTGGAGGACTGGGCAGACGACCCTCCTCTCCTACAGTGTTCCCACACCTAACTTATGAT CCCTCACTGTGGTACCACTCCAGCTCCGTCCTGGCTTTGGCCCTGGATGCCCTCACGTTGCCTTACAGGCTGAGGAACAACAGCGTCCCCATGTGGCAGGTGGCGGACACGCTGGCCGTGTCTGGGAGAAAG GTGGTGGCTGCTTATGGTGCCGTCCCCTTTCCCATGATGCACGGCAGCTGTCTCCCTGACGCCCTGAGTGCCTGCACAGATGCGTTGCCATGGAAACCTCTATCAGCTTGCCCCGAAGCTGGCGACGGTCGATGTTACGGCCAGTGGGCGACACTCAAAGGCTTTGAGGGCCAGAGACTAATCAG CCCCCTGGCTCCAGGGACCAAACCACCCACTCCTCTGCACAGCCTCCACAGTGGGGAGGACGTCCTGGCTGCCTACATCAGATCCTTCTATCCTACAGCGCCTCT TGCTCTACAGTTGGTGTCTACTCCCAGTAAGCTGACACCACCTTTCCCTCAGATATTCAGTCGGTCCCTCTGTGCTCAGGGTTTCCTGCAGAGCCAGCCTCCCCCTCCTGGCA ctccagcccCTGCGGTCTCCTCTGTGCCCGTCATGACTTCCCTCCAGTCGGGTCCTGCACTCGGCCCGTGGCTGTCCGAGCTGCATCGTGCTGCCAGCACTCTCGACATCCGTCGCGTGGCCCCCAGCTTCCTCTCCCAGGGCCCCGAAATGGCCGACTACAAGGAGTCCCTGGAGCAGCTGCGCCTACTGGGCCGGTGTTACCGTGACGACAGCGGTGGGGTGATGCGCTCTTCCTcagaagaggatgatgatgatgactga